The following nucleotide sequence is from Camelina sativa cultivar DH55 unplaced genomic scaffold, Cs unpScaffold04761, whole genome shotgun sequence.
CACACCACTTTCCTCACTTGTTTACCTTTCAAAGCTTTCACAAGAGTCGGCGTGCTTCTATGTTCGGTGTCTCCGTGCCCGAGCTGTCCGTTTGATCCTTTGCCCCAAGTGTAGACCTCAGCTTTTGCGTTCAAAACCGCGATATGGTGAAACCCGCAAGCCACTTCTTGGACAAAACTCTTTCCTAGACCCCCTTCAATGCAAGAAGGAGCTCTCACAGCATTATCTTGACTCGGATCAGCAATTCCCATTGCGTAAACTTGTCCAGACACAGAGAGAGCAATGGTAATGCTCTGACCACAAGCTACCTGCTGAAAGCTAGTTGTATCCA
It contains:
- the LOC109131770 gene encoding probable E3 ubiquitin-protein ligase HERC2 — encoded protein: VTSEGKLFTFGDGTFGALGHGDRISTNIPREVDALSGCRTIKTACGVWHSAAVVSVFGEATSSGKLFTWGDGDDGRLGHGDIESRLIPSCVTELDTTSFQQVACGQSITIALSVSGQVYAMGIADPSQDNAVRAPSCIEGGLGKSFVQEVACGFHHIAVLNAKAEVYTWGKGSNGQLGHGDTEHRSTPTLVKALKGKQVRKV